In Crassostrea angulata isolate pt1a10 chromosome 4, ASM2561291v2, whole genome shotgun sequence, one genomic interval encodes:
- the LOC128182507 gene encoding 227 kDa spindle- and centromere-associated protein-like produces MSLAQWKRDPGPPQEWHDWVEELFSPSLNLEKEAIMEGVNKETAVKSKIKRISMLDPETVREVYERVHMMSMMNDEMKTTGLKKSLPLEQKSTNTASSPPNDVPKKTVEVNLEESCVWDSEEISVLRKVFKQVKEENRKYRVKNKEIEKRNMELEMKYNSFLKDLDDKNFKLTEVIKANSRLKIHCEHLQNELDETNVRMTAMEQIFKEINEEKGKMVKDVHELRLAADKERMEKNSLQLKLQAIQHQTASEKIALEESIRIQCRDQIANLEKNVMDLTKELNKEIKAHKTTKRGLDHLRNHFASLPLSHIVPPNSVNSDQISQFQY; encoded by the exons ATGTCCCTTGCACAATGGAAGAGAGACCCAGGCCCTCCACAGGAGTGGCACGACTGGGTAGAGGAGTTGTTTTCCCCTTCACTGAACCTAGAGAAAGAGGCCATCATGGAGGGAGTTAATAAAGAGACTGCAGTGAAATCAAAGATAAAGAGAATCTCAATGCTAGACCCAGAGACTGTTCGGGAAGTATATGAAAGAGTTCATATGATGTCTATGATGAACgatgaaatgaaaacaacagGACTGAAAAAATCTTTACCCTTAGAACAGAAAAGTACTAATACAGCAAGCTCACCACCAA ATGATGTACCAAAGAAAACTGTGGAAGTAAATTTAGAGGAATCCTGTGTCTGGGACTCTGAAGAAATCTCCGTGTTGcgcaaagtttttaaacaagtaaAAGAAGAAAATAGAAAGTATCGtgtgaaaaacaaagaaattgaaaaaagaaatatggaaCTAGAAATGAAATACAACTCCTTCTTGAAAGATTTGGAtgacaaaaactttaaattgaCAGAGGTCATAAAAGCCAACTCAAGACTGAAAATACACTGTGAGCATTTACAAAATGAACTTGACGAAACTAATGTCAGAATGACAGCTATGGAAcagattttcaaagaaatcaatgaaGAGAAAGGAAAAATGGTGAAAGATGTTCATGAATTAAGACTTGCTGCAGACAAGGAGCGAATGGAGAAAAATTCACTTCAGCTGAAGCTGCAGGCCATTCAGCATCAGACCGCCAGTGAAAAGATAGCTTTGGAGGAGTCAATCAGAATACAGTGTCGTGATCAGATTGCAAACTTGGAGAAAAATGTGATGGATTTAACAAAGGAGCTGAACAAGGAAATAAAAGCCCACAAAACTACAAAGAGGGGACTGGACCATCTTAGAAACCATTTTGCTAGTCTACCATTATCACACATTGTGCCCCCAAATTCAGTTAACAGTGACCAAATTAGCCAGTTTCAGTACTAG
- the LOC128182505 gene encoding gamma-tubulin complex component 3-like: protein MNTRRGNDPETITLLLQKLCLKVTGLSDEAVRPLLQHSLRIITSNYESTVDHDEFQVAEKIKRRLVRKGKEKDAVVFLELHRKLQAQGVIKNRWAVLYLLMSLSDSSVKTSRDRQVGLSSTLFAGNLAGHATSTPFHPAARGHAGNGDITSLHSNTTLQSGHTSGSSGISSIHGEIHSHDPTPIPHSYMPLPSHTGMDSYRDSTSVGLRLASTLSSDRGSSTAVVPHRGRTSKKTTITVHKNDQSSEELPEAVIIRDLVYAFQGIEGRWIRFDPTKEGYRINHQAGIPKAIRQLVSKLAECGWLFNKTKTYVENKSADKTFGLVGKSFCAALHEELTEYYRLIAVLEGQILSEGDRSDGHGLSLRQLVLWTFDPLQRLKCLATIVDVCRGKKGGALASALYSYMQHGDPFVQSLIQHILNMVAQPIYIGLVSWMYDGELEDMHDEFFVASDPTVKNDRLWHDKYSLRKSMIPNFITREQANRILLTGKSINYLRQVCQDRTPTKGRQVITHMDSSQADVMFRQDTTSEFQHMVDRVYKETSRHLLDVLNTKYKFLEHLKAMRRYLLLGQGDFIRHLMDLLLDDLAKPASNLYLHNLTGILETAIRATNAQFDDSDILKRLDVRLLEVSPGDKGWDVFSLEYHVDGPIRTVFTPQCMMSLLRIFNFLWRAKRMEYILAIVWKNQMSNSRGLRGIPELSGILHQCHVLASEMVHFIQQVQYYINFEVLECSWDELLTKVKEAEDFDNVIAAHQVFLNTVISRCLLDEQSRDILTQLRTIFDLIIDFQTAQSEFYEEANDELQARQHYEKLQQMRSQKGDWALTAEYEEEEHIRRVEFLKNIIPSKRARFKVLSQSYQDMVKQFLVMLTYHKDVSLRFLSFRLDFNEHYKAKEPKLRSPSVHRLSRSAVS, encoded by the exons ATGAATACCAGGAGAGGAAATGATCCTGAAACAATAACTTTGTTACTTCAAAAACTATGCCTGAAAGTAACAGGATTATCAGATG AAGCTGTTAGACCTCTTCTTCAGCATTCTCTCAGAATTATTACAAG TAATTATGAATCAACTGTTGATCATGATGAATTTCAAGTGGCTGAGAAGATCAAAAGACGAC TTGTcagaaaaggaaaagaaaaggaTGCAGTTGTGTTTCTTGAACTCCATCGTAAACTTCAGGCTCAG GGTGTGATAAAGAATAGATGGGCTGTCCTGTACCTTCTGATGTCATTGAGTGACAGCTCTGTCAAGACCAGCAGAGACAGG CAAGTTGGACTTAGTAGCACCCTTTTTGCTGGGAATCTAGCGGGGCATGCTACGTCAACCCCGTTTCACCCAGCGGCAAGAGGGCATGCTGGGAATGGTGACATCACGAGTCTCCATAGTAACACCACACTCCAGTCGGGTCACACCTCGGGAAGTAGTGGCATCAGCAGTATCCATGGTGAAATTCATAGCCATGACCCAACTCCTATACCACATTCATACATGCCATT ACCTTCACATACAGGCATGGATTCTTATCGTGACAGCACTAGTGTAGGTCTGCGTTTAGCTTCCACCTTGTCAAGTGACAGAG GTTCCTCAACAGCTGTGGTTCCACATCGAGGCCGGACGTCAAAGAAGACcactataactgttcacaaaaatGATCAAT CATCAGAAGAGCTGCCAGAAGCTGTGATAATAAGGGACCTGGTGTATGCTTTTCAGGGAATAGAGGGCAGATGGATTAGATTTGATCCCACAAAGGAAGGCTACAGAATTAATCACCAG GCAGGTATTCCTAAGGCTATCAGACAACTGGTCAGCAAGCTAGCTGAGTGTGGGTGGCTGTTCAACAAAACAAAGACATATGTGGAAAACAAAAGTGCTGACAAGACATTTGGCTTGGTGGGAAAA AGTTTTTGTGCTGCCTTGCATGAAGAATTGACAGAATATTACAGACTTATTGCAGTGTTGGAAGGACAG ATACTGAGTGAGGGGGATAGGAGTGATGGGCATGGTCTGTCCCTGAGACAGCTTGTGCTGTGGACGTTTGATCCCCTACAGCGCCTGAAGTGCTTGGCCACCATTGTTGATGTGTGTCGAGGGAAGAAGGGAGGGGCGCTAGCCTCAGCCCTGTATTCCTATATGCAGCATGGTGACCCGTTTGTGCAGTCTCTGATTCAACACATACTGAACATG GTAGCACAGCCGATCTACATTGGACTGGTCAGCTGGATGTACGACGGGGAGCTGGAGGACATGCATGACGAGTTCTTTGTGGCCTCGGATCCGACTGTGAAGAACGACAGGCTGTGGCACGATAAATACAGTCTCCGTAAATCCATGATACCCAACTTTATAACCAGGGAACAAGCTAACAGG ATACTGCTGACCGGCAAGTCCATCAATTACTTGAGACAAGTTTGTCAAGACCGCACACCAACCAAAGGGAGACAAGTCATCACCCACATGGACTCTAGTCAAG CTGATGTGATGTTTCGTCAGGACACCACCAGTGAGTTCCAGCACATGGTGGACCGAGTGTACAAAGAGACAAGTCGCCACCTGCTGGACGTCCTCAACACCAAGTACAAGTTCCTGGAGCACTTGAAG GCAATGAGGAGGTACTTGTTGCTAGGACAAGGAGACTTTATACGACACCTCATGGATTTATTGCT AGATGATCTTGCCAAGCCGGCCAGTAACCTGTACCTCCACAACCTGACTGGGATACTGGAAACTGCCATCAGAGCCACCAATGCTCAGTTTGATGACTCGGACATACTGAAGAGACTGGATGTCAGGCTACTAGAG GTCTCTCCAGGAGACAAAGGATGGGATGTGTTCAGTTTGGAATACCATGTGGACGGACCAATCAGAACA GTATTTACTCCCCAATGTATGATGTCATTGCTGAGAATTTTCAACTTTCTGTGGCGTGCCAAGAGAATGGAATACATCCTGGCAATTGTgtggaaaaatcaaatgtccaATTCCAGAGGCCTGCGTGGCATTCCTG aaTTGTCTGGTATCCTTCATCAGTGTCATGTTCTGGCCAGTGAAATGGTTCACTTTATTCAACAAGTGCAATATTACATCAATTTTGAG GTTTTAGAGTGTTCCTGGGATGAACTGCTGACCAAAGTGAAAGAAGCCGAGGACTTTGACAATGTAATAGCTGCACATCAAGTCTTCCTCAATACTGTAATTAGCAGGTGTCTCTTGGATGAGCAGTCCAGG GACATTTTGACCCAGCTGAGGACAATTTTTGACCTCATCATTGACTTCCAGACGGCTCAAAGTGAGTTTTACGAGGAAGCTAACGATGAATTACAAGCTCGACAACACTATGAAAAACTACAACAAATGAGGAGTCAGAAG GGAGACTGGGCTTTAACAGCAGAATATGAAGAAGAGGAACACATAAGGAGAGTGGAATTTCTGAAGAACATTATACCCTCCAAGAGAGCTCGATTCAAAGTCCTGTCTCAGTCATATCAA GATATGGTCAAACAGTTCTTGGTGATGCTGACTTATCACAAGGATGTGAGCCTGCGATTCCTCAGTTTCCGATTAGACTTCAATGAACACTACAAGGCCAAGGAACCAAAGCTACGAAGCCCGTCCGTACACCGCCTGTCTCGATCTGCCGTCTCCTAG